Proteins co-encoded in one Verrucomicrobiota bacterium genomic window:
- a CDS encoding phosphopantothenoylcysteine decarboxylase has translation MNSPKRIVLGVTGSIAAHRAADLASLLTKQGCAVRVVMTADALRFITPLPFKTLSRHSVITDLYDEEEGWKPTHIRLADEADLLLVAPATAQTIAKLALGLADDALSCVALALNPKAKILVAPAMNGKMWLHPATQQNVAALKARKVEFIGPEEGMLACGYEGIGRLWPVEKISARALELLS, from the coding sequence ATGAACTCGCCCAAGCGAATCGTTCTGGGGGTCACCGGATCCATCGCCGCGCACCGGGCCGCCGATTTGGCCAGCTTGCTCACCAAACAAGGCTGCGCCGTCCGGGTGGTGATGACGGCTGATGCGCTCCGATTCATCACGCCGCTTCCGTTCAAGACGCTTTCCCGCCATTCCGTGATTACCGATCTATACGACGAAGAGGAAGGCTGGAAACCGACACACATCCGGCTGGCGGACGAAGCGGATTTGCTGTTGGTGGCCCCGGCGACGGCGCAGACGATCGCGAAACTGGCGTTGGGCCTGGCGGACGACGCGCTCAGTTGCGTGGCGCTGGCGTTGAACCCGAAAGCGAAAATCCTCGTGGCGCCGGCGATGAACGGGAAAATGTGGTTGCACCCCGCCACGCAACAGAATGTTGCGGCGCTCAAGGCGAGGAAGGTCGAGTTCATCGGCCCTGAGGAAGGCATGCTGGCGTGCGGTTATGAAGGGATTGGCCGACTCTGGCCCGTCGAAAAGATCAGCGCGCGGGCATTGGAACTGCTATCGTAA
- a CDS encoding prepilin-type N-terminal cleavage/methylation domain-containing protein, with amino-acid sequence MNLPVSLATITEGTSTLDFLTNPHGGSRVHMLGHVEQRRTGFTLIELLVVIAIIAILAAMLLPALAKSKKTAQRVACASQLRQLALANTLYLDEHDQKFPSHVGGPVLSYYGWAGKKGTEYLEEERFINPYVTVTRKVNQKDNEGVFRVFRCPSDRGAVKGRWSADRKPSLFDTFGCSYFYNSGGNSNGTLGLHGKRTAQILSPSRVVLANDYAFSAYGWQQEVPGPASQPFQASFWHHDKALGWGNVAFVDNHIDYLQATYNKPNYQTGVSWTFIFDGPK; translated from the coding sequence ATGAACTTACCGGTTTCATTGGCGACGATCACGGAGGGAACCTCGACGCTCGATTTTCTCACCAATCCTCATGGCGGCTCGCGTGTTCACATGCTCGGCCATGTCGAACAGCGCCGCACCGGTTTCACGCTCATTGAACTGCTGGTCGTCATTGCTATCATTGCGATCCTGGCGGCGATGCTGTTGCCCGCGCTGGCCAAGTCTAAGAAGACGGCGCAGCGCGTGGCGTGCGCGAGCCAATTGCGGCAGTTGGCGCTCGCCAACACGCTTTACTTGGATGAACACGATCAGAAATTCCCCTCGCACGTAGGAGGACCGGTCCTTTCCTATTACGGGTGGGCGGGCAAGAAGGGCACGGAGTATTTGGAAGAGGAGCGATTCATCAACCCTTATGTGACCGTGACGCGCAAAGTGAACCAAAAAGATAACGAGGGCGTCTTCCGCGTCTTTCGCTGTCCGAGCGATCGGGGCGCGGTGAAAGGCCGGTGGTCTGCCGATCGCAAGCCGTCGCTCTTCGACACGTTTGGGTGCAGCTATTTTTACAACAGCGGGGGCAACTCGAACGGGACGCTGGGGCTGCATGGCAAACGGACCGCGCAAATCCTCTCTCCCAGCCGCGTTGTCCTGGCAAACGACTACGCCTTTTCTGCCTACGGATGGCAACAGGAAGTGCCCGGGCCCGCGTCACAACCGTTTCAAGCCAGCTTCTGGCACCATGACAAGGCGCTGGGATGGGGGAACGTCGCGTTCGTGGACAATCACATCGATTACCTCCAGGCAACCTACAACAAGCCCAATTACCAGACAGGCGTGAGCTGGACCTTCATCTTCGACGGCCCCAAGTAG
- a CDS encoding nucleoside monophosphate kinase yields the protein MKYRTVLLFGAPGAGKGTQGKILGTIPNFYHCACGEVFRNLKVDTELGRVFLEYSSRGELVPDEPTVRLWRENIKAQTGRFNPERDTLILDGIPRNRHQAEMLSDTLDVRAIFYFTCPDINKLVGRLQRRALHDNRLDDANLEVIRTRLETYERETKPLLDYHGADLVHHIDATQTPVNVLRDILRVLAKLGM from the coding sequence ATGAAATATCGAACCGTACTGCTCTTCGGCGCTCCAGGCGCCGGCAAAGGAACCCAGGGCAAGATTCTGGGCACGATCCCGAATTTCTACCACTGCGCTTGCGGCGAGGTGTTTAGGAACCTGAAAGTCGATACGGAACTGGGTCGAGTTTTTCTCGAGTACTCAAGCCGGGGCGAGTTGGTGCCGGATGAACCGACCGTGCGGCTCTGGCGCGAGAATATCAAAGCCCAGACGGGCCGGTTCAACCCCGAGCGCGACACCCTGATCCTGGACGGCATTCCCCGCAACCGTCATCAGGCGGAAATGCTGAGCGATACGCTCGATGTCCGCGCGATCTTTTACTTCACTTGTCCGGACATAAACAAACTGGTCGGCCGCCTGCAGCGCCGCGCCCTGCACGATAACCGGCTGGACGATGCCAATCTGGAAGTTATTCGAACTCGCCTCGAAACATACGAGCGTGAGACCAAACCGTTGCTCGATTACCATGGCGCGGATCTGGTGCACCATATCGACGCGACCCAAACTCCGGTGAACGTGCTGCGCGATATTCTGCGAGTTCTGGCTAAGTTAGGCATGTGA
- a CDS encoding methionyl-tRNA formyltransferase, which yields MRVVFFGTAPLACPSLAALAGSQAYQVAAVVTQPDRPKGRDLQLQPSPIKSEAIRLALPVLQPERARDPAFVNKLEEFQPSLIVVAAYGQILPASILDLPDHGCVNVHASLLPKYRGAAPIQWAMLNDEAETGVTIMKMDPGLDTGDILSQRFTPIQTADTGQTLHDRLAQIGAELLLSTIPDFISGKVVPRKQPQEGSSYARKITKEDGRLNWHESARSLWNRVRALTPWPGTFTTMELNGATRLVKVWEATVEEHTEPLPGKIIRADKHGIVVGCGANALRILSLQLEGGRRLTAQAFLTGHGIKPGEALK from the coding sequence TTGCGGGTCGTTTTCTTCGGCACCGCGCCACTGGCGTGTCCAAGTCTGGCCGCCCTGGCCGGAAGTCAAGCTTACCAGGTCGCGGCGGTCGTTACTCAGCCGGACCGCCCCAAGGGACGCGATTTGCAGCTCCAGCCGTCGCCCATCAAGTCCGAGGCGATTCGACTCGCTTTGCCGGTGCTGCAGCCGGAACGCGCGCGCGACCCGGCCTTCGTGAACAAGCTGGAAGAGTTCCAGCCGTCGCTGATTGTCGTGGCGGCGTACGGTCAAATCCTGCCTGCCAGCATCCTTGATTTGCCTGACCACGGCTGCGTCAACGTCCACGCCTCGCTCCTGCCGAAATACCGAGGCGCCGCGCCGATCCAGTGGGCGATGCTTAACGACGAAGCCGAGACTGGAGTGACCATCATGAAAATGGATCCCGGTCTCGACACCGGCGATATTCTATCGCAACGCTTCACCCCCATCCAAACCGCGGACACCGGACAGACGCTCCACGACCGGCTGGCGCAGATCGGCGCTGAGTTGTTGCTGAGCACGATTCCAGACTTCATCAGCGGCAAAGTAGTTCCACGGAAGCAACCTCAGGAGGGATCGAGTTACGCCCGAAAGATCACCAAGGAAGACGGCCGGTTGAACTGGCACGAGTCTGCGCGCAGCCTCTGGAATCGTGTCCGCGCGCTCACACCCTGGCCGGGAACATTCACCACGATGGAACTCAACGGTGCAACGCGGCTCGTCAAAGTCTGGGAAGCCACGGTTGAAGAACATACGGAGCCGCTGCCCGGAAAGATCATTCGGGCCGACAAGCACGGCATCGTTGTTGGGTGTGGCGCCAACGCGCTCCGGATTCTAAGTCTCCAGCTTGAAGGCGGCCGGCGTCTGACCGCGCAAGCGTTCCTGACCGGGCACGGGATCAAGCCCGGCGAGGCGCTGAAGTAA